TTGGTTCTCTTAATCCATCTCATAATCTTGACGATAATCAGTAAGAAGGGATTAACCTCTTGGGTAGAATTCCCCTCGAGTGGTGAAATATGTCTGATGAAACCCTGGATTTGAAATCGGACCTGAATGAACTTCAGGGCCAATCGAATGAGCTTATCAAGGCAGCTCAGGAAGTAGTGAACCTTTTGATCAAAGCTATCAAGATTTTCTGTATCTATCCTCCGGACAACCCCATACCCAAGGAATTCAGGCATAACCTCTTCAGAAAATTGACAGGTTTTTTAGAAGAAAATGAGGAGTTGAAGTTGAGAATTGACCAATCCAGGCTCCTTTTTGAAGACAAGGTCATTTTAAAGGAGGAGAAGAAAGACGAAGGAGTTGCTTTTGCCCTGTACCGGGACGGGATAAGGGAGCTGAGCTTTCACAAAGGACTGGAACAGGAGGAGCTGTTCTCCTTTCTGGAAGCTATTACCAGTTGTTTAAAATCCTCTTTGCCAGAGGACGATCTGGTCACGCTTTTCTGGGAAAAGGATTTGCCGCACATAAAGTTCTCAGCAGTGGATGAATTCTTAACCGAGGATTTAAGCGATCTTCCCCAGCCTACCGGCACTAAAGACCTTAAACAACTCTACTATTCGGAAATAGACCTGGAGGAAAGCAAAACGAAGGAAGTAAAGCTTCCAGCCAGAATACAGGTGGAGAGGTTTTTGCGTGATCTGGACCTTGTCCCACAGCAGGAGTTAAATGAGCTAAAATTCCTGCTGGAGAAAGATAAAAGCTTCGAGCCTTTGAAGGAGATGTTTTTTATTCTCAAGGAAGTCTTATCCGGAGATAAGGAGTTTTCCGATTTCTCAGAGACAGTCCTGCTTTTGGAAAAGCTCTTGGATTCATTGGTAGGTCAGGAGAATTTCTATCTGGCCTCTGAGGTGCTGTTACTGCTCAAGAATTTAGAAGAGGCCGAATCTGAGGCCGGGCAGACTCGCCGAGCCGAAAGGATCAAAGAAGCCCTGAACCGGGCAGGAGATAAAGAGAGGATGAAGACTCTGACCCAGATTTTAAATCAGAATCCCAGGCTGGATCTTTTCTCTGCCAGAAAATATCTTTCCCTCTTAGGCCGGAATACCGTACCCCATCTGGTGGACATGCTGGGTGAACTGGAGAATTTTGCCACCCGCTCGATGGTCTGCACTGTGCTGGAGAACTGGGGAGAGAAGAGTATCGAGCTTTTGAGCAAAGGGGTTTATGACCGTAGATGGTACGTGGTCAGGAATATCGTCGGGATCTTAGGACGCATCGGCTCACCTCTGGCTATACCTTATCTGAAAAGAACTATCGGACACGAGGATCTGAGGGTTAGAAAACAGACCCTGGAAGCACTCTCCCGGATCAAAGGGGAGGAGGTCACCTCAATTCTACTAAGTATCCTTGAAGACCCTGAGGAAAAGCTGAGGGTGAGGGCTGCCAGGTTTTTGGGTGAAAGGCCTAGCCAGGAAGCTTTTGAATTTATTTCAAATC
This window of the Candidatus Zixiibacteriota bacterium genome carries:
- a CDS encoding HEAT repeat domain-containing protein — encoded protein: MSDETLDLKSDLNELQGQSNELIKAAQEVVNLLIKAIKIFCIYPPDNPIPKEFRHNLFRKLTGFLEENEELKLRIDQSRLLFEDKVILKEEKKDEGVAFALYRDGIRELSFHKGLEQEELFSFLEAITSCLKSSLPEDDLVTLFWEKDLPHIKFSAVDEFLTEDLSDLPQPTGTKDLKQLYYSEIDLEESKTKEVKLPARIQVERFLRDLDLVPQQELNELKFLLEKDKSFEPLKEMFFILKEVLSGDKEFSDFSETVLLLEKLLDSLVGQENFYLASEVLLLLKNLEEAESEAGQTRRAERIKEALNRAGDKERMKTLTQILNQNPRLDLFSARKYLSLLGRNTVPHLVDMLGELENFATRSMVCTVLENWGEKSIELLSKGVYDRRWYVVRNIVGILGRIGSPLAIPYLKRTIGHEDLRVRKQTLEALSRIKGEEVTSILLSILEDPEEKLRVRAARFLGERPSQEAFEFISNLVSRKDFRDKSPEEKKVLLETLAHTGKDEAVNLFKKMVLKKTWFKKE